GACACCACGGCGCTGATGAAATCGAACGCGGGCGCCGTCCGCGAGAAAGCAGACTCCCTGCCGTACATCGCCGATGACTGAGGAGATAGTCGTCGTCGAGGGCGACGGCATCGGAAAAGAGGTCGTCCCCGCGGCCGTGTCGGTCTTGGAGGCCGTCGGCGACTTCGAGTTCGTCCGCCACGACGCGGGCGACGCCGTGAAGGAGGAGACGGGCGAGGCGCTCCCCCGAGAGACGTACGACGCCGTCGCCGCGGCGGACGCGACGCTGTTCGGCGCCGCGGGCGAGACGGCCGCGGACGTCATCCTCCCCCTCCGGACGGCGGTGGAGTCGTTCGTGAACGTGCGCCCCGCGCGGGCGTACCCCGGCGTGGACGCCCTCCGGCCGGAGACGGACATCGTCTTCCTGCGGGAGAACACCGAGGGCGTCTACTCGGGCCACGAGGACCGACTCTCCGACGACCTCTCGACGCTGACGCGCGTCGTCACCACCTCCGCCTCCGAGCGACTCGCGGAGTTCGCCTGCGACTACGCGCCCGAGGGCTTCCACGTCGCGCACAAGGCGAACGTGATGCGCGAGACCGACGGAAGATTCCGCGACGCCGTCACCGGCGTCGCCGACGAGAAGGGCGTCGAGACGGAGGAGGTGCTGATGGACGCGTTCGCCACGCACGTCTGTCTGGACCCCGAGCAGTTCGACGTGGTCGTCTGCCCGAACCTCGCGGGCGACGTCCTCTCGGACCTCGCCGCCGGCCTCGTCGGCGGCCTCGGTCTGCTTCCGTCCGCCAACATCGGGTCGGACAACGCCCTCTTCGAACCGGTTCACGGGACCGCCCCGGACATCGCGGGCGAGGGCGTCGCCAACCCCTCGGCGACGATTCTCTCGGCGGCGATGCTGTTGGAGCACCTCGGCTACGACGAGGAGGGGACGGCCGTGCGCGAGGCCGTCGAGTCGACGCTGTCCGACGGACCGCGCACGCCGGACCTCGGCGGCGACGCGTCCACCGAGGACGTGACCGAAGCGATCATCGACGAACTCGACTGAACGCGGCCCCCACGGCCGCGGCTTCTTCCGATATCCGACCGCGCGGAGCGACGCGTCCGGCGGACGCCTGCGCGTTCCTACTCGGATACTCGGGAAAGCGTGCAGGACCGAACGATTCTCGAACACAAACAATTAACAACGGACAGGGACTACTCCCGAATACGACTGACGCCTATGTTACCCGCAGAGCGAAAAAGACGAATCGTGGAACTCGTCTCGGCGGACGACGGGCGGTCCGTGGAGGGTCTCGCCGAGGAACTCGGTTACTCGAAGGCCACCATCCGTCGTGACCTCCGGGAACTGGAGGACCGCGGACTCGTCGAACGATCACACGGCGGCGCGGTGCCGGTCACCACCGTCGGGGAGGAGCAGACGTACGGACAGAAGGAGGTGCAGAACCTCGACGGAAAGCGGGCCATCGCGGCCCGTGCCGTCGAGGAGATAACCGACGGACAGGTCGTCTTCTTCGACGCCGGTACGACCACGATGGAGGTGGCGACGCAGGCGCCGAAGGACGGGTCGATGCTGGCCGTGACGAACTCCCCGCGCCTCGCCGTCGAACTCGGCAAGGAGGACAACGACGTGAAACTCACCGGCGGGACGCTCCGCAGTCGGACGCGGGCGCTCGTCGGACCGACCGCGGAGTCGTTCATGGAGCGGACGAACTTCGACCTCCTCTTCCTCGGGACGAACGCCATCGACGCCGAGGGGGGGCTGACGACGCCGAACGAGGACGAGGCGCGGATGAAACAGCTGATGACCGAGAAGGCGACGCGCGTCGTCCTCGTCGCCGACACGACGAAAGTGGGCAAGCGCTCGTTCGTGAAGTTCGCGGACGTAGCGGACGTGGACGTGTTCATCACCGACGGCGAACTCCCCGCGCGGGAGCGGCGGGCGTTCGAGAACGAGGGCGTCACCGTCGTGGAGGTGGGGGCGTGACTGACGACGTGCTGACGGTGACGATGAACCCCGCCGTCGACCACACGGTGACGGTGGACGAACCGCTCCGGACGGGCGCCGTCGCGCGGACGGACGACGCGAAGTTCGACGCCGGCGGGAAGGGAATCAACGTCTCGAAGTACCTCACGGCGCTGGACGTCGACGCCCCCGCGACGGGCTTTCTCGGCGGCCCGTTCGGCCGGATGATCCGCGAGCGACTGGACGCCGACGGCGTCCCGAACGACTTCGTCGCTATCGGTGACCGAACGCGACTGAACACGACCGTTCTCGGTCCCGAAGGGGAGTACAAGATAAACCACAACGGGCCGACCGTCGACGGGGGAGAGATATCGGACCTCGTCGGCCGCGTCCGCGAACGCGACCCGGACAGACTCGTCGTCGCCGGGAGCCTCCCGAAGGGCGTCGGCACCGACGCCGTGGACGAACTCGCCGCGGCGGGCGACTGGGAGACGGCCGTCGACACGGGCGGCGCATCGCTGACCGAACTCGACGCCGAGTACCTCGTCTGCAAGCCGAACCGCGAGGAACTCGCCGTCGCCACCGACATGCCCGTCGAGACGACGGCCGACTGCGCCGCGGCGGCGCAGTCGCTCCGGGAGCGCGGATTCCGGTTCGTCGTCGCCTCGCTCGGACCCGACGGAGCGCTTCTGGCCGCGGAGTCGGGCACCTACCACGCGGCGGCGGTGCCCGTCGACGTCGTCGACACCGTGGGCGCGGGCGACGCCCTCCTCTCGGGCTTCCTCGCGGGCCTCGCGCGCGGCGAGGACGAAAGGACGGCCCTGCGGACGGGCGTCACCGTCGCCGCCCGCGTCGTCGGCGCCTCGGGGACGAGCGTCCCCGACTTCGACGCCGTCTTCGACGACCGGAGGGACGTGACCGTCTCGGCGCTCGGTTCCTAATGTTCGTTATCGCGGGTTGCGCGTCGATAACGCGCAGAGTCAGTCAAATCCGAAAGGGTTTTTGAAGACATTTAGTAACTATCGTTAGGGAGCAAACATGGCAAACACAGAGTCAGCGGAGAGCAGATATCGGGCCTACCTGACGAAAGTCAAGGAGGACGTGATGACCGGCGTATCGTACATGATACCGTTCGTGACCATCGGCGGTATCTTCCTGGCGCTCGGGTACGCGGTGGCGAGTTTCTCGGGCACCGGCGTCCAGCAGGTGTTCGAGGCGACTGGCACCCCGGGATGGTTCCTCGCGCAGATAGGCAACGCGGGATTGACCATCATGATCCCCATCCTGGGGGCGTACATCGCGTACGCCATCGCGGACCGCCCGGGACTGGCGCCGGGGTTCCTGCTGTCGTACATCATCCAGGACGGGGCGCTCCTGCAGGCCGCGGGCGACGTCATCGGCCTTCAGGGCGGGCAGGCCGGGGCTGGCTACCTCGGCGCCCTCGTGGCGGGCCTCATCGCCGGATACGTCGCGCGCTGGATCAAGAACTGGAGCGTCCCGAGTTTCGTTCAGCCGATGATGCCGGTGCTCATCGTGCCGGTGGTGACGATGGCGATTCTCTCGCCCGTCATGATATTCGTGCTGGGCGTTCCGGTCGCCATCGCGAACGGCGCGCTGACCGCGGCCCTCGAAGGGCTTCAGGGCGGACAGGCGGTCGTCGTCGGCGCCATCCTCGGCGGGATGATGGCCGTCGACATGGGCGGTCCGGTGAACAAGGTGTCGTACGTGTTCGCGACCGGTCTCATCGCCGAGGGCATCACCGCCCCGATGGCCGCGGTCATGATCGGCGGGATGGTCCCGCCCATCGGCCTCGCCGTCTCGAACTTCATCGCGCCGCACAAGTACGCCGCGGAGATGTACGAGAACGCGAAGTCGGGCATCATTCTCGGCCTCTCGTTCATCACGGAAGGAGCGATTCCGTACGCCTCCGCGGACCCCGTCCGCGTCGTCCCGTCGGCCGTCGTCGGGAGTGCGGTCGGCGGCGCGATAGCGATGATGATGAACGTCACGATGCCCGCCCCGCACGGCGGCATCTTCGTCATCCCCCTGTCGAACAGGCCGCTGATGTTCCTCGCGGCGCTGCTCATCGGGTCGCTGGCGACGGCCGTCATCGCGACGGTCATCAAACCCGACTTCGACGAACGCGTCGGCAACACCGCCGAGGGCGAGGCGACGACCACGACGTCGGACTGAACTGACCACCCCGCACGGCCCACAACGCAACTACCTTACTCCCTCCGTTCCCATATTCGCACGAAAATGCTCGAAGATGACATCGACCGGCTGATGCCGACGGCGCACATCTCGCTAGACGAACCGCCCGCGGAGAAGAAACTCGCAATCGAGTTTCTCCTCGACCTCATCGTGGAGAACGGCCGCGTGACGGAGCGCGAAACGGCGCTCGCGGCCCTCCGGGAGCGAGAGAAGGAGGCGACGACGGGCGTCGGCATGGGCATCGGTATCCCCCACGCCAAGACGACGGCCGTCGAGGCCCCCTCCGTCGCGTTCGCGCGCTCCTCGGAGGGTATCGACTTCGACGCGATGGACGACAAGCCCGCGAAACTCCTGTTCATGATTCTCGTCCCCGAGGAGGGCGGCGAGGAGCACCTGCAGATACTCAGTTCGCTCTCGCGCGCCCTCATGCACGAGGACGTCCGCGAGAAACTGCTGGAGGCCGAGGACGAGGAGACGGTACAGGAGACGGTCCGGGAGGCGGTGAACTGATGCCCGAACGCGTCGTCACCGTCGTCCCCGAGGACGGCCTGCACGCCCGCCCCGCCTCCGTCTTCGTCGAGACGGCCAACGAGTACGACTCGGAGGTCAAAGTCGGCCCCGAGGACGGCGACCTGGTGAACGCCGCGAGCATGCTCTCCGTCACCGGCCTCGGCGTCTCCGGCGGCGAGAAGGTTCGCATCTCCGCCGAGGGCGAGGACGCCGAGGAGGCGCTCGACGCCCTCGAAGAAGTGCTCTCGACCCCGGAGGACGAACTGTAGCGCGATGACCGAACGACGATTCGAGGGCATCGGCGTCACGCCCCTCTCGGGGGTCGGCAACGTGGTCTGGTACGCGCCCGACGCGGACCTCGACGACCCGCCGGACCCGAGCGAGGTGGACGCCGACGCGGAGACGGCGCGGTTCGAGGAGGCGCGCGACGCGGCGCGCGAGGAACTGGAACGGGAGCGAGAGCGGACGGCCGAACGCGTCGGCGAGGACGAGGCCGCGGTGTTCGACGCTCACGTCCAGTTCCTCGACGACCCGCAGATAACCGACGGCGTCGAAGAGCAGATAGCCGAGGGACTGCCGGCCGAGCACGCCGTCCAGCGGACGTTCGACCGCTTCGTCGAGCAGTTCGAGGGCATGGAGGGTCGGATGGCCGAACGCGCCGACGACCTGCGCGACGTGCGCGACAGACTCGTGCGCGTCCTCTCGGGCGGCGAGCGCGTGAACCTCGCCGAATTAGAGAAGGGAAGCGTCGTCTTCGCCGAGCGGTTGACGCCGAGCGACACGGCGCAGTTGGACCCCGAGCGGGTCGCCGGATTCG
This Halogeometricum sp. S3BR5-2 DNA region includes the following protein-coding sequences:
- the leuB gene encoding 3-isopropylmalate dehydrogenase, yielding MTEEIVVVEGDGIGKEVVPAAVSVLEAVGDFEFVRHDAGDAVKEETGEALPRETYDAVAAADATLFGAAGETAADVILPLRTAVESFVNVRPARAYPGVDALRPETDIVFLRENTEGVYSGHEDRLSDDLSTLTRVVTTSASERLAEFACDYAPEGFHVAHKANVMRETDGRFRDAVTGVADEKGVETEEVLMDAFATHVCLDPEQFDVVVCPNLAGDVLSDLAAGLVGGLGLLPSANIGSDNALFEPVHGTAPDIAGEGVANPSATILSAAMLLEHLGYDEEGTAVREAVESTLSDGPRTPDLGGDASTEDVTEAIIDELD
- the glpR gene encoding HTH-type transcriptional regulator GlpR, producing the protein MLPAERKRRIVELVSADDGRSVEGLAEELGYSKATIRRDLRELEDRGLVERSHGGAVPVTTVGEEQTYGQKEVQNLDGKRAIAARAVEEITDGQVVFFDAGTTTMEVATQAPKDGSMLAVTNSPRLAVELGKEDNDVKLTGGTLRSRTRALVGPTAESFMERTNFDLLFLGTNAIDAEGGLTTPNEDEARMKQLMTEKATRVVLVADTTKVGKRSFVKFADVADVDVFITDGELPARERRAFENEGVTVVEVGA
- the pfkB gene encoding 1-phosphofructokinase codes for the protein MTDDVLTVTMNPAVDHTVTVDEPLRTGAVARTDDAKFDAGGKGINVSKYLTALDVDAPATGFLGGPFGRMIRERLDADGVPNDFVAIGDRTRLNTTVLGPEGEYKINHNGPTVDGGEISDLVGRVRERDPDRLVVAGSLPKGVGTDAVDELAAAGDWETAVDTGGASLTELDAEYLVCKPNREELAVATDMPVETTADCAAAAQSLRERGFRFVVASLGPDGALLAAESGTYHAAAVPVDVVDTVGAGDALLSGFLAGLARGEDERTALRTGVTVAARVVGASGTSVPDFDAVFDDRRDVTVSALGS
- a CDS encoding PTS fructose transporter subunit IIC, whose amino-acid sequence is MANTESAESRYRAYLTKVKEDVMTGVSYMIPFVTIGGIFLALGYAVASFSGTGVQQVFEATGTPGWFLAQIGNAGLTIMIPILGAYIAYAIADRPGLAPGFLLSYIIQDGALLQAAGDVIGLQGGQAGAGYLGALVAGLIAGYVARWIKNWSVPSFVQPMMPVLIVPVVTMAILSPVMIFVLGVPVAIANGALTAALEGLQGGQAVVVGAILGGMMAVDMGGPVNKVSYVFATGLIAEGITAPMAAVMIGGMVPPIGLAVSNFIAPHKYAAEMYENAKSGIILGLSFITEGAIPYASADPVRVVPSAVVGSAVGGAIAMMMNVTMPAPHGGIFVIPLSNRPLMFLAALLIGSLATAVIATVIKPDFDERVGNTAEGEATTTTSD
- a CDS encoding PTS sugar transporter subunit IIA, producing the protein MLEDDIDRLMPTAHISLDEPPAEKKLAIEFLLDLIVENGRVTERETALAALREREKEATTGVGMGIGIPHAKTTAVEAPSVAFARSSEGIDFDAMDDKPAKLLFMILVPEEGGEEHLQILSSLSRALMHEDVREKLLEAEDEETVQETVREAVN
- the ptsH1 gene encoding phosphocarrier protein HPr, giving the protein MPERVVTVVPEDGLHARPASVFVETANEYDSEVKVGPEDGDLVNAASMLSVTGLGVSGGEKVRISAEGEDAEEALDALEEVLSTPEDEL